In one window of Tumebacillus algifaecis DNA:
- a CDS encoding MutS-related protein, translating into MTSQADRAYWDETTKQLLGWPEVLAMLQPVSKAGLRAKREIRPFGPQEHALWQERMEDLRAVQAVRDDAAWVKELQEELQMVPDLRALFQLIGQGATLRQADFFEVKQFLWHGYAVEELLVQKGLVFGWWEALAWEPLLRRLNPPGPLVPAFSLAELAGDVELLRLHQELSVLDEALFAEKKAQGDRLRAQYGRKPGKDGQLVFDKLDAALGVARQDADLMLLQDTVFEVVFRTAESLAMTELVQRREAKLAEIEDQETATLQALVEAFRPDVEAMSTALEALGRVDLTLAKAALANKWSAGLPEWITAAGQSVVFEVKAEAVACAGLQGVSSAEHPADAHPVYIGWSIEAGFHPVAREAVEKRGGTFTTLDFELQPGVGLITGPNMGGKTVVLKTFGLLQALAQHAMPVPARRYRFHPLERIGVSGGDEQSMVSGLSSFGAEMQRLAALVNGTGRALLLLDEVARTTNPEEGEALAIGLASYLLNSGHSALFASHFPGVTEVSGLQLYRVAGLKRSLLDHLQQASEQSDVLQRLQSAMDYTLVKSGPGDVPKDAVRLAECFGLPQAVLDKTQAVLQRKEGPTG; encoded by the coding sequence GTTTGCGTGCGAAACGGGAGATCCGACCGTTCGGGCCGCAAGAGCATGCGTTGTGGCAGGAGCGAATGGAAGATCTTCGCGCTGTGCAAGCGGTACGAGATGACGCGGCGTGGGTGAAGGAACTGCAAGAGGAATTGCAAATGGTGCCAGATCTGCGGGCGCTGTTTCAATTGATCGGGCAGGGAGCGACACTGCGCCAAGCTGATTTTTTTGAAGTGAAGCAATTTCTGTGGCACGGCTATGCGGTCGAGGAGCTTTTGGTGCAGAAGGGGCTGGTCTTCGGCTGGTGGGAGGCGTTGGCGTGGGAACCGCTTTTGCGCCGACTGAATCCGCCCGGCCCGTTGGTGCCTGCCTTTTCGCTGGCCGAGTTGGCGGGAGATGTCGAACTGTTGCGGCTGCATCAAGAACTATCTGTGCTGGACGAGGCGCTTTTTGCTGAAAAAAAGGCGCAGGGTGACCGCCTGCGTGCGCAATACGGCAGGAAGCCGGGGAAAGACGGGCAGTTGGTGTTTGATAAGCTCGACGCCGCACTTGGCGTGGCACGGCAGGATGCTGACTTGATGCTGTTGCAGGACACGGTGTTTGAAGTGGTGTTTCGGACGGCAGAATCGCTTGCGATGACGGAGCTTGTGCAGCGGCGCGAGGCCAAGCTTGCGGAGATCGAGGATCAGGAGACCGCAACTTTGCAAGCGCTGGTGGAGGCGTTCCGTCCCGATGTGGAAGCGATGAGCACGGCGCTGGAGGCGCTGGGGCGGGTAGACCTCACGCTCGCCAAAGCGGCGCTTGCCAACAAGTGGAGCGCGGGCTTGCCCGAATGGATCACGGCAGCGGGGCAGAGTGTTGTGTTCGAGGTGAAAGCTGAAGCGGTGGCTTGTGCTGGCTTACAAGGCGTGTCGAGTGCAGAGCACCCCGCTGATGCACATCCTGTCTATATAGGGTGGTCGATCGAAGCGGGGTTTCATCCAGTAGCGCGCGAGGCGGTCGAAAAGCGAGGCGGCACGTTCACGACGCTCGACTTCGAGTTGCAACCGGGCGTCGGGCTGATCACCGGCCCGAACATGGGCGGCAAGACGGTCGTGCTCAAAACGTTCGGCTTGCTCCAAGCGCTGGCCCAGCACGCGATGCCCGTTCCGGCGCGCAGGTATCGGTTCCATCCGCTCGAGCGCATCGGCGTCTCCGGTGGAGATGAGCAAAGCATGGTCAGCGGCCTGTCCTCCTTTGGTGCAGAGATGCAGCGGCTGGCCGCACTGGTCAATGGCACAGGGCGAGCTTTGCTCTTGCTCGATGAAGTGGCGCGCACCACCAACCCGGAAGAAGGTGAGGCGCTGGCGATCGGTCTGGCCTCCTACCTGCTAAACAGCGGGCATAGCGCACTGTTTGCCAGCCACTTTCCAGGCGTGACCGAAGTGTCTGGCCTGCAACTGTACCGCGTCGCCGGGCTTAAGCGCAGCCTGCTCGACCATTTGCAACAGGCAAGCGAACAGAGCGATGTGTTACAGCGCCTGCAAAGCGCGATGGATTATACGTTAGTCAAAAGCGGCCCCGGCGATGTTCCCAAAGACGCCGTGCGGCTGGCAGAATGTTTTGGACTGCCGCAAGCGGTGCTTGACAAGACCCAAGCGGTGTTACAGCGAAAGGAGGGCCCGACAGGATGA
- the kamD gene encoding lysine 5,6-aminomutase subunit alpha has product MSKLYLDQAKVARARQAASDVADSLQEFISERTTVAVERTVLRLYGLDGIDADYVPLPNVVVDHIKEGGELQRGAARFVINAVLQKGLTVQEVGEEVAAGTLDLLELPLLDEATIRNKAFELAQAGIEKIRANRQKRDHYVSTLGEGPRPYIYVIVATGNIYEDVVQAKAAARQGADIIAVIRSTGQSLIDYVPYGATTEGFGGTYATQENFRVMREALDEVGEEIGRYIRLCNYCSGLCMPEIAAMGALERLDVMLNDALYGILFRDINMQRTLVDQNFSRMINSFAGVIINTGEDNYLTTADAVEAAPSVLASQFINEQLALRSGLPEEQMGLGHAFEMSPDLEDGFLLELAQAQMAREIFPKAPLKYMPPTKHMTGNIFKGHVQDTLFNVVGAMTNQGIQLLGMMTEAIHTPLIHDRHIAIEAAKYVFSNMRTLGDEIEYKKDGKIVTRAHEVLENATEMLEDIREIGLLETISRGMFGDVKRTMTGGKGLQGVMMRTEDYFNPFETLLREELGLEAIAR; this is encoded by the coding sequence ATGAGCAAATTGTATCTGGATCAGGCGAAAGTAGCACGGGCGCGGCAAGCGGCGTCCGATGTGGCCGATTCCCTGCAAGAATTTATCAGTGAACGCACCACCGTCGCCGTCGAGCGCACCGTGTTGCGCCTGTATGGATTGGATGGTATCGATGCTGACTACGTGCCGTTGCCAAACGTGGTGGTCGATCACATTAAAGAGGGTGGCGAACTGCAGCGTGGTGCGGCGCGGTTCGTGATCAATGCTGTGCTGCAAAAAGGGTTGACGGTGCAGGAGGTGGGCGAGGAGGTTGCGGCAGGTACGCTCGACCTGCTCGAACTCCCGCTGCTCGACGAAGCAACGATCCGCAACAAAGCGTTTGAGTTAGCCCAAGCGGGGATCGAGAAAATTCGCGCCAACCGCCAGAAGCGCGACCATTATGTGAGCACGCTCGGCGAAGGGCCTCGTCCTTACATCTACGTCATCGTCGCGACAGGCAACATTTATGAAGACGTCGTGCAAGCTAAGGCGGCGGCGCGCCAAGGTGCTGACATCATCGCGGTCATCCGCTCCACCGGACAGTCGCTGATCGACTATGTTCCGTACGGCGCGACGACCGAAGGTTTCGGCGGCACCTATGCGACCCAAGAGAACTTCCGCGTCATGCGGGAAGCGCTCGATGAAGTGGGCGAGGAGATCGGCCGCTATATCCGTCTGTGCAACTACTGCTCCGGCCTGTGCATGCCGGAGATCGCGGCGATGGGCGCACTGGAACGGCTCGATGTCATGCTGAACGACGCGCTCTACGGCATCCTGTTCCGCGACATCAACATGCAGCGGACTTTGGTTGACCAAAACTTCTCTCGGATGATCAACTCCTTCGCAGGCGTGATCATCAACACGGGGGAAGACAACTATCTGACCACCGCCGATGCGGTCGAAGCGGCCCCCTCGGTGCTTGCCTCTCAGTTCATCAACGAACAATTGGCGCTGCGCTCCGGCTTGCCCGAAGAGCAGATGGGTCTCGGCCATGCGTTTGAGATGAGCCCCGATCTGGAGGATGGCTTCCTGCTCGAACTGGCGCAGGCCCAGATGGCGCGGGAAATCTTCCCGAAAGCGCCGCTTAAATACATGCCGCCGACCAAACACATGACCGGGAACATTTTCAAAGGGCATGTGCAGGACACGTTGTTCAATGTCGTCGGCGCGATGACCAACCAAGGCATTCAATTGCTTGGCATGATGACCGAAGCGATCCATACGCCGCTGATTCATGATCGACACATCGCGATCGAAGCGGCCAAATACGTTTTTTCCAATATGCGCACGCTCGGTGATGAGATCGAGTACAAAAAAGACGGCAAGATCGTGACACGCGCCCATGAAGTGTTAGAAAATGCGACCGAGATGCTCGAAGACATCCGTGAAATCGGGCTGTTGGAAACGATCTCCCGCGGCATGTTCGGCGATGTGAAGCGGACGATGACCGGTGGTAAAGGACTGCAAGGTGTAATGATGCGGACGGAAGATTATTTCAACCCGTTCGAGACACTGTTGCGGGAAGAACTCGGGTTGGAGGCGATTGCACGATGA
- the kamE gene encoding lysine 5,6-aminomutase subunit beta encodes MSAHAEKRPWENRDFTQVRPYGDTFDDGMIQLSFSLPVPPGEEAAEAARQLVVQMGLSEPAVVHQHDLGENFTFVVLYAKTQATVDFTKIKVAKVDSPRMSFYEVNDYIKEHVGRKITIIGACTGTDAHTVGIDAIMNMKGYNGEYGLERYPMVEAYNLGSQVENEEMVAKAIELNADAILVSQVVTQKDVHIPNLAQLVELLEAEGLRQKLILICGGPRISHELALELGYDAGFGPGTLAPDVASYVVQEMTRRGLK; translated from the coding sequence ATGAGCGCACACGCAGAGAAGCGCCCGTGGGAGAACCGCGATTTTACGCAGGTGCGCCCATACGGTGATACGTTCGACGACGGGATGATTCAATTGTCGTTCTCGCTGCCGGTGCCTCCGGGTGAAGAGGCGGCCGAAGCGGCACGCCAACTGGTCGTGCAGATGGGCCTGAGCGAGCCTGCGGTGGTGCATCAACACGACCTCGGTGAAAACTTTACCTTCGTCGTGCTCTATGCCAAGACGCAAGCGACTGTCGATTTCACGAAAATCAAAGTGGCCAAAGTCGATTCCCCGCGCATGTCGTTCTATGAGGTCAATGACTACATCAAAGAGCACGTTGGACGCAAAATCACGATCATCGGCGCCTGCACTGGAACGGATGCGCACACGGTAGGCATCGATGCGATCATGAACATGAAGGGCTACAACGGTGAATACGGCCTGGAGCGCTATCCGATGGTTGAAGCGTACAACCTCGGCTCACAGGTGGAAAACGAAGAGATGGTCGCCAAAGCGATCGAGCTAAACGCCGACGCCATCCTCGTCTCCCAAGTGGTCACCCAAAAAGACGTCCACATTCCAAACCTCGCTCAACTCGTCGAGCTGTTGGAAGCGGAAGGACTGCGCCAAAAGCTGATCCTAATCTGTGGCGGTCCGCGTATTTCCCACGAACTGGCACTCGAACTAGGCTACGATGCAGGCTTCGGCCCCGGCACCTTGGCGCCAGATGTCGCGTCGTATGTGGTGCAAGAGATGACCCGACGCGGGTTGAAATGA
- a CDS encoding VanZ family protein translates to MSFTAYLCVVLGLTLLPFYYSPEVVQHRIQEAGDPSEAFSFIPFTSTISTFEQSTKFGMDIIFKLVGGNIILLFPLGIYAPILWRNLRTWKRALLVGLVGSMMIESLQFLLGYSTGYYYRTVDIDDVIYNSLGCLFGYLIYKLIRPQLEQVVKEEVISEEHKKDLVRS, encoded by the coding sequence ATTTCTTTTACCGCTTACCTCTGTGTAGTGCTTGGGCTTACTTTGTTGCCCTTTTATTATTCACCAGAAGTGGTCCAGCATCGTATTCAGGAGGCTGGTGACCCCTCCGAAGCGTTCAGCTTCATCCCGTTTACCTCCACCATCTCCACATTCGAGCAAAGCACAAAATTCGGCATGGATATCATATTCAAATTGGTAGGTGGCAACATAATTCTGTTGTTTCCACTTGGGATCTATGCTCCAATTCTTTGGCGGAACCTCCGTACTTGGAAACGCGCCTTACTAGTCGGGCTGGTTGGTTCTATGATGATCGAATCGTTACAATTCTTACTAGGCTACTCGACAGGGTATTACTATCGCACGGTGGACATTGATGATGTGATCTATAATTCGCTTGGGTGTTTGTTCGGTTATTTGATCTACAAGCTGATTCGTCCGCAATTAGAACAAGTAGTAAAAGAGGAAGTCATTTCCGAGGAGCATAAAAAAGACCTCGTCCGATCGTAA
- a CDS encoding DUF2515 family protein, whose translation MGVWQEGWLNFWKQLRARLLGFSNEKAVEEIRSLLRDLLQRERAAAPDLHELQADDRRLYEQIKASTEVHNRNNITRTAAYFEVYLRSPNLHWALLAHMVSRNGGYSMTDLRGDLIGRVMDKGEAEHFFQFLERANWLIFGDAYPQLLLYEASVATGKPLFHLLPYFGVSRFMSLLWERFWETGDQELLTLALIVNEQNYIEHRVVQHPGYKPVIESFEFQAQTYLNLTQVAIPYRSTANSIELAGCVVDTFLSLTERIDTGRRLYAILFGRPEVLDGVIKFATTTPHSGSRADYCPDLYTARKPIRSSKRYYPRVDGLRLRPGAKPIYSPRLEDCWPDVTTPEAAGNTDWCCSADVAEQLFSSKPSADFNITKRYGKTLMLVEKAVAAESWINAKK comes from the coding sequence ATGGGCGTTTGGCAGGAAGGGTGGTTGAACTTTTGGAAGCAGCTGCGGGCGAGGCTGCTTGGTTTTTCCAATGAAAAAGCGGTCGAGGAGATCCGCAGTCTGCTTCGCGATCTGTTGCAGAGGGAGCGCGCGGCGGCTCCCGATCTGCACGAGTTGCAGGCGGACGATCGCAGGCTGTATGAACAGATCAAAGCGAGCACAGAGGTACACAACCGCAATAACATCACCCGCACCGCCGCCTACTTCGAAGTCTACCTGCGTTCTCCCAATCTGCATTGGGCTTTGCTCGCTCACATGGTGTCCCGCAACGGCGGATACAGCATGACCGACCTGCGCGGCGATCTGATCGGTCGCGTGATGGACAAGGGAGAAGCGGAGCACTTTTTTCAGTTTCTGGAACGGGCGAACTGGCTGATTTTCGGTGACGCCTATCCACAGCTGCTCCTCTATGAAGCGAGCGTCGCAACGGGCAAACCGCTTTTTCACCTCTTGCCCTATTTTGGCGTCTCCCGCTTTATGAGTCTGCTCTGGGAGCGCTTTTGGGAGACGGGCGATCAGGAGCTGTTGACGCTGGCCCTCATCGTCAATGAGCAAAACTACATCGAACACCGCGTCGTACAGCACCCTGGCTATAAGCCGGTCATCGAATCGTTCGAATTCCAAGCGCAAACCTATCTCAACCTCACGCAGGTCGCGATCCCCTACCGGAGCACAGCCAATTCGATCGAACTGGCCGGATGTGTCGTGGATACTTTTTTGTCGCTTACAGAACGCATCGATACGGGTCGCCGCCTGTACGCGATCCTGTTTGGGAGGCCGGAGGTGTTGGACGGTGTGATCAAATTTGCCACAACGACACCGCATTCCGGGTCGCGGGCCGACTATTGCCCCGATCTCTACACCGCTCGCAAGCCGATCAGAAGCTCAAAGCGCTATTATCCCCGCGTCGATGGTTTGCGCTTGCGTCCAGGCGCGAAACCGATCTACAGCCCGCGATTGGAGGACTGCTGGCCGGATGTGACCACTCCGGAGGCGGCGGGCAACACGGACTGGTGCTGTTCCGCCGATGTTGCCGAGCAGCTGTTTTCCAGCAAGCCGAGCGCCGATTTCAATATCACCAAGCGATATGGCAAGACGCTGATGTTGGTCGAAAAAGCGGTCGCAGCCGAAAGCTGGATCAATGCGAAAAAATAA
- a CDS encoding helix-turn-helix domain-containing protein: MDYYRIGMVIKELRLQRNMTQKELSDRICTQGQLSKIEKGEVIPNSSTLYELAGRLGVEISYIYEQAASERCDYVLETFAVIRQAIRDRDYAKVAEIIRNEKSNPLFAAPSPRQFLIWHEGIVTYYIDKDREGSLKLLQEAVEITQQSHVYTERHIEILNSIGIIHLEEEQNEKAVECFLQCLDLLLKTPHDIDITIKIRLLYNLSKACHLLKQYDKAILHARQGIRVCKQCETMYLLGELYFQCASSMMADRRETQAIQQLLEQSFALFTMQEKSAFADVVQKQLDNLRQTI, encoded by the coding sequence ATGGATTACTACCGGATCGGCATGGTGATTAAGGAATTACGCTTGCAACGAAACATGACTCAAAAAGAGTTGTCGGATCGCATCTGCACGCAAGGACAGCTGAGCAAGATCGAAAAAGGGGAGGTCATCCCCAACTCGAGCACGCTCTATGAGTTAGCTGGTCGGCTGGGCGTGGAGATCAGCTACATTTACGAGCAAGCCGCTTCTGAGCGCTGTGACTACGTCTTGGAAACATTTGCTGTCATTCGGCAAGCGATTCGAGACCGAGATTATGCAAAAGTGGCCGAGATCATCCGCAATGAAAAGAGCAACCCGCTGTTTGCCGCCCCGTCCCCCCGTCAGTTTCTGATCTGGCACGAAGGCATTGTCACGTATTACATTGACAAAGACAGAGAAGGATCGCTCAAGTTGTTGCAGGAAGCGGTCGAGATTACCCAGCAAAGTCATGTCTACACCGAACGTCACATCGAAATCCTCAACAGCATCGGCATCATCCATCTCGAAGAAGAACAAAATGAAAAAGCGGTCGAATGTTTTCTGCAATGCTTGGATTTGCTCTTGAAAACACCGCATGATATTGACATCACGATCAAGATTCGCCTCCTTTATAACTTGTCCAAAGCCTGTCACCTGCTGAAGCAGTATGACAAGGCGATTCTGCATGCCCGTCAAGGCATTCGTGTGTGCAAACAGTGTGAGACGATGTACCTGCTCGGCGAATTGTATTTTCAATGCGCCTCCTCCATGATGGCGGACCGACGAGAAACGCAGGCGATCCAGCAGTTGCTCGAGCAGTCGTTCGCCCTGTTCACCATGCAGGAGAAGAGCGCTTTTGCCGACGTGGTGCAGAAGCAATTGGACAATCTGCGGCAGACAATTTGA